The proteins below come from a single Rhodothermales bacterium genomic window:
- a CDS encoding DinB family protein, producing the protein MATLPTPAPFITADAFLEHWQGHRRLTRRVIEAFPEDAFTSYSIGGMRPFSLLVKEMLGMAIPTIKGVATGKWEYDEGPTLSSKAEALRLWDEVTTKMNEIWPTIPANRFPKVDLAFGQWEGPGHWIIHYIVDNEIHHRAQGYVYLRSLGIAPPAFYER; encoded by the coding sequence ATGGCTACTCTACCGACACCCGCTCCGTTTATCACTGCGGATGCCTTTCTCGAGCACTGGCAGGGCCACCGCCGGCTGACGCGCCGCGTCATCGAGGCCTTTCCGGAAGACGCCTTCACGAGCTACTCCATCGGCGGGATGCGTCCGTTCTCTTTGCTGGTAAAGGAGATGCTGGGTATGGCCATTCCAACCATCAAGGGGGTGGCTACCGGAAAGTGGGAGTACGACGAGGGGCCGACGCTGAGCTCCAAAGCCGAGGCGCTCCGGCTGTGGGACGAGGTAACGACAAAAATGAACGAAATCTGGCCCACGATTCCCGCGAATCGTTTTCCCAAAGTCGACCTCGCGTTTGGGCAGTGGGAGGGCCCCGGGCACTGGATCATCCATTACATCGTGGACAACGAAATCCACCACCGCGCGCAGGGTTACGTCTACCTCCGCTCCCTCGGCATCGCCCCGCCGGCGTTTTACGAGCGATAG